The region TTGAGTTTAGACCACTGGCGGGCATTATCCGGAAGTGGATGGCGAGTGCCGCTTCGGCGGGTGGGGCACCGGTAGCCAATTCGTCAACAAGTTTTAGTCAGCCGGTTAAATAACGCAGTATGATTTGGTACGAAGACGAGATACGACAACTCGAAACTAAACTAAGAAACCTACCCACGCCCACGAACAAAGTCGTTTTTTATGGCAGTTCATCCATTCGGCTCTGGACCACACTCGCGCAGGATTTTCCTCAGTTAGATACCTTGAATTTAGGTTTTGGTGGTTCTACATTAGCCGCCTGCGCCTGGTTTTTCGAACGCCTGGTCGTGCCGACAGCTCCCAAATCGTTGGTTTTCTATGCTGGCGACAATGACCTCGGCGATGGTCGACATCCGGAAGAAGTGTATCTGTTCTTTTTGGCTTTTGCGGAGCAGATGAAGCGTTTGCTGCCGGGCGTACCCATGGCTTTTCTATCAATTAAGCTTAGCCCGGCCCGCTGGAACATTGCCGATCAGATACGAACGACGAACAAATTAATCCAGCAGGAGTTAGAAAAAACACCTGATTGGCAATATGTTGACATGACAACGCCTTTGCTGGGGAGCAATGGTAAACCCCGTTCAGAATTTTTTGAATCGGATGGGCTTCACCTGACTTCGGCCGGTTACCGAACCTGGCAAGAGGCATTGCAGCAACAGAGCCGAATTTTTTAACGATTTGTTTACTCGCCCAATCGCCGGGGTTCGGGTTAACCGTTGCAAATTCACAGGTACTTAACGTTACTGTTATGCACCGCGAATATCATAAATGGTTTAGCCCGAATCTAAACCGTGATATGGAGTTGTTGATTTTGGGCCATGCGGGCGCGCGGGTGTTGGTATTTCCAACCCGTCGCGGCCGTTTTTACGAGTATGAATCCTTCGGCCTTGCGGATACCCTGGCCGAAAAAATTGAGAACGGCTGGCTACAACTCTACTGCGTAGACAGCGTTGATCATGAAAGTGTCTATAACCGGTCGGCTCATCCCCACGACCGCATTCGGCGGCACAACCAGTATGAACAGTATATCATAAATGAGGTACTGCCGCT is a window of Spirosoma linguale DSM 74 DNA encoding:
- a CDS encoding conserved hypothetical protein (KEGG: xac:XAC0836 hypothetical protein), with protein sequence MIWYEDEIRQLETKLRNLPTPTNKVVFYGSSSIRLWTTLAQDFPQLDTLNLGFGGSTLAACAWFFERLVVPTAPKSLVFYAGDNDLGDGRHPEEVYLFFLAFAEQMKRLLPGVPMAFLSIKLSPARWNIADQIRTTNKLIQQELEKTPDWQYVDMTTPLLGSNGKPRSEFFESDGLHLTSAGYRTWQEALQQQSRIF